CAATGCAATATGAACCTTGTTCCCTTCCCCTTGGAATGTGCTaccaaatgcatgcatgcatccatttCTCTCATCTCACTTTACGATCGAGACATAGTTTTAGTTTGGATTTGAAGATAAATAATCGCAATGGATAGGTGTGGTTTGAATTTAGAAAGATTTCACCTAATCCAATCCAATCATCGCTCGCGTATAGGTCACTACTATATGAGCTATTAGGTTTTCCCTTTCTAGATGAAAAGGTGACCAAGAACCTACATACAGTACTGCAAGTGCAAGCAAGTACGTGTTCATCGACTTGAGCCGACCGGAGTTAGGCGTGCAACATGTCGCGAATATGCAAGCCTTTTTTGGGTGATATGGCCGGAGCTTTACAATAGTGTCAAGCATGCTCGCAATCAGTGCGTCCATGTGTGATGCGAGAGCAAGCAACAGAAAGCGAGATGGATCTTCCATTTATATTGTTTCATCGGTCTCGCCAGCCACACTGATCGATCGACGATCTTGCTCATCTTTAGCGTGCCCGGCCTTGTGATCTCCTCCGGTATCTCGCGGACCCAAACACCTTTTCCGGGCACATGAAAAGGCACCGTAGGAGAGGTTTCCAAACGTACGTGTACTGTAGTCGTCGTCTGCTCACTGTAGGAATGCTACGTTTGACCTAATAGAGACGATGAAAACTTTGGTTCTGGCCATAGGTTTACCATGTCCTATGTAGTCATGTAGACAAGTTTGACTAAACATGGCAACAACTTCTTGCAGCCTCGTGCTCCACAAGTTGCACGTACAAATTCTTACAAGTATGTTGCAACGTACAATGAAGATGCAGCGTACCAACGAAATCGCTTATACTTAGTCCTAATACATGCAGAGCTTAAACATTGTTTAAACCGATTCGTTTCATTTTTTTGGAGCTTAGCTACACTTAAATTTCATCAAACACCAGGACAACCTAAGCTAGGTTCCATCCATCTATATTttcttgcacacacacacacacacacgtatGATTtgtaaatgaaaaaaataggaGAAAAAAAGGCATGGATTATTGGTGAAGATGCAGCATGGAGAACTGAAGATGCAGTGGAAAGGTTGGGAATCATGGACGGGTGGAAAAGGAGCCAAGGGAGCAAGCCACAATGATGACGATGGGTGTGCCTGCGTCTGCGGGCCACACAAGCCGGCCGAGAACGCCACTTCTCCTCTTCTTTCCATGGCCAGGTGGGCCACACGCTGCCCAACAGTCCAGCCACGTTGCGGGCCCACTGGGCTTCATTTCATATGATCTGTGGGACCAGGGACCCACCTGTTCCGCCCACTTCGACGACGAAAGCTTCTCTGCCTGTGGGACAGACATCTGGCTGGTGAAAACAGGATTAGGAAAGATGAATTTCACTAAAACAAACAGTTTTCTAAGTCGACTGTTATTTGACAtcccatgattttttttttagtaTTTGCAACTCATAGCTCCTAGTAGAACATGCTCCTAATTCTACCTAAAGCAAGCTTAGACAATTTCAGTTGGTAACTAAAACATCTTATAAATAACATTAAGGGCGTACAAGAATTGAAAAAAGTAGCACGTACATAGTACATGCAGAGTACAAATTTTCTGGGACAACAAACACGCATGCCTTTTGAATGCCTCACCCACAAACCTGCAATTCTACACCCTGAAAACCCTGCCTCTATTTTCCCTTTTCCAAGCATCCGCCACCTTTGAAACCTGTAATAGCACTCACGCAAagctttatttttatttgtacAAAATCTAGTGCATATATAATCGCCTTAACTTTTCCTCAAAATTGTACCATGTTGAACCGAATTGCTATttgaaaaacaagaaaaagagaaaaggccCTAAGATGATCTTGCCTTCTGGTCCTCCAAATCGGAATGTCGGCACAGAACACAGAGGGGTGCACCCTTTGGCGACACAAGTTCCTGTCAGCTGCACTGTACCACGTCAAGTCGTCGCCCATCAGTGCGCTCCAAATTTTTATGAAAAGGAATTCGTTGGACAGTCAGGTCATATGATTATTCTGCTGAAAGGATTCGGGAAGAAGAGCCCCTATTTTGTCACGCAATGTTTATGATATGAAGCAAAATGTTTTGAATGTTGCCATTTGAATTGCCACGAGATCATATCAACGCCAATGATAGGCAGAGCCATTAAAACGAGTGTATTTCAAATCCTTTTGTCATTTAACAAGATGCAATATATCTGTTGAGTGCTTTCTAAGATAAAATATTTGTGGTTCAATGAGGTAGGCAAAGACTCAAACTTGTTCCATGCATATATATACGATGATGttactctctccattccaaattattagGCGTGGTTTGACTCGGCAAGGTTCCGAAGGCTAAACTTTGATTCTTAGTTTAATGTAGTGTTTAGAGTTGTGGTGATTGTGTGCAAGTAGTATAAAACATCAAATGTAGCAGGGAAACACAGCACCGAAATGCTTCCCAGATGACCAAAACCCATTTATGACTGATCACAGGAGATACATGAAGCCATCTTGACCTCTTGGAGTCTTGGCTCATCATCCATTATCCCATCCTGCTGATTTCCGATGGCCGCCGTGTGGAGTGTGGTCCATCATCCATGGGCGCCGCCGGTCAATCAGTTCGCCGACGTGGTTGGTGCGGCAGGCTGGCCGGCGCCCCATCTGGGGCTGCCCGGTGGCGCCCATGGCTCACATGCTCCCAGGTTTGTCTCTTTGGGCCAAGGACATGCATATGGTTGGTGTGGTTTGGTTCCTGGCCAAGCCTAGCCTGATTGGTACGCATAACACACCTGTCTCTGGTGTTGTTGCCGTCTCCTGAGCTGTTTGCATCTGCACAGCACGCTGGTGCAACTGTTCAGGAGACACAGGGCACATCGTTGTCACCAGGCAACATCACCTCATGGGATGAAGAATTCATGCATCCATGATGTGATGTGGCTTGCAACCAGGGTTCCATGAACCTGAGCTCATCAGTCATTGACAGTATCACATAACATGGATGTACAATAGGTCAATAGCATTCCTACTCTGACCATTGGCCAAGTGAGaacagcaagtcagcaacaGACAGACTTGTGGACTTCTCGCATTCCAGGAACAGCTGTCGATTGCTCCAGAAAGGGAGCAGAAAAGACCACCTTGAAAGCAAATGAGGCAGCTGCTGCACTATCAGAGAATTCAGAACTGCTGGTTTTTCTAGCCAAAGATCATAATCAACTTACTGCTAATTCTAATAATAGGCTGGGCTCCAAATATAACGTGGCAACATGCACCATAACTTAGCGCCAGGTACATACATCAGTTCATAACTCATCATCAAGCCATCCATATCTACAGCAGTATATCACAGGTTTATTAAGGTATAAGCCGACGAAAATTTCTCACGCTATCTCTAGCTAAACGAGGCTCTTCATCTTGCGCCTCAGCCATATGGGCCTAATATCTACACTCAGTGAGAGGAAGATCTCCCGGTTGCTCGGGTCCAAGAAGACGTCGGGCGCCAGCGACTTCTCAATTGGTGAGAGGTCTGCCATGGCACTCATCACCTCGATGCACCGCGGGATGCTGAACCTGTCCACATGGATCTCCGGCTTCTTGTTGTCCCTCTGGGCCATTGCATGTGCTTCCATGGCATCAGAGGTTCCATCCTCACTGGGCCTCCTCGAGAAGCGCCATTGTTCTCCACGCGCTTCCTCAACTGGTCTCCTGGAGAGCTGCCAGGATGGCGGCTCAGGCCGCACTTGAGTCAGTGGTTTTGGGTAGAGGTGCCCGTTCATGGTCTGGACTTCGACACCGACTAGTGTCTCCTGTTGGAATGAAGACTCCCTGGATACTGGAGATGGAGGGATTGGTGAGAGCTGTCGATTCATGTAATAATCATCTTCGTCATCACTCGAGTCAACTTCTGCCCCATTTCTTTCATTCAGTACAGGCGCAGCAAGAGCACTTTTACCATCCAAAATAACGCCAACTGGAGGATAAGAAAGAGGATAAAATATGTTAGTCTGGGAACAGGTAAAACAGCAGCTTAAAATCATATCAGCTTATGAGCTTATCCCATTGGGTAACCAAATGGCAAGCAAGCCATCATCGAAAAAATATCCAACACATTGTtcttcatcaaaatgaaaacTTATGATGCAAGCTATTCTGGAAGCCAAACAAAACAATATAACATATCAGGTTAACCTTTAGGTACTCctaaacaacaaaataaaacaagctATTCTGGAGGCCACCAAAATGTTATATCAGTTCATTCTTTAGCGCACCATAATACAAAAGTGTTTCTTTGGTAGCCTATATTTGCACTATTACTTAATTACCATACTGACATTACAGAGTCTCTAGTTCTGTGTTATCATGGCACTCTGGTGGGTCAGCACTAGAATTAAGTCAACTAGGCATCGGTGAGTTAGGTGATGGAAATATAAATGATAAATAATACCTTATACGATATGAAACCAAATAAATATACCTTGTACAGAAAGAAACTAGGAGAACCAAACATAACAGCATTATAAATCAGAGTAAATCCTCTACTCTCTCAGTAGCAATGTAAAAAAAACCTCATAGAAGCACTTCTAGTAGTGTATCATATCAACTTGCACTGAGTAGTGCCATATGCTAACACTTCGACCTACTGTCCTGTACTAGTCTGTCATACATTACTAACATTAGTTTTCTACACATTGCCATTATGCCAAATATTAACACGTCTTAAGTTTTCTAGGCAATGCCATAATGCCAAATAACACTTGTCACCTAGCATCAGCTAGGAACCTAGGGCACACAAGTATTACTTAAGTTACCACACTTAGCAAGGCATACATTAACACCTTGCAGTTAGCACTTAGGCACTGAAGTAAAGAAGCAGAACACAGCAGAACCAAGAAGCATCCCAAAATCCTAATGTCCTCCAGAAGGAGATAGATAGGCACTGCTCAGAGGGCAGCGGTGATGGTTAGGCAACAGCGGAATCGGGCCAAAGAGGCCATGGCAGAACCATGCTAGAAGAGTTATGACGAACTTGAGCCAGAGAAAGGCAGGCGACCACGGGATAGGACCAACAGGAGTTAGGCACAGCAGGGACGGTCACCTAGCGTTAACATGATGTGCACCTACTTCACTCTTCTTTTCCAAAGTTGAGTGCCTCCCTCTTCCAGACTTATGCTTAGTTGTTGAAAAAGTTCTAATACGAGATTTCACAACAGTTGAAATGGTTGGTATATCTTAGGACTAGGATATTTGCTGATTCACACTTTCACAATAATCCAATTTATATACTACATTGGCAAATACAGACCCCATTGACAACTATTGGTCACTATATTTGTTCACAAATTCTTATCACATCCTCATGTTTGGGGTGGACTTTCCAAACACCTACAGACTCCATGTATTAACTCATTTCTTTGTGCTCATAATTGTTATTAAACAACATCTTTTATCAAAATTTATCCAAACAATGGCATCCTCATCTTCATGCTTTGGTAAAAACAGGGTGACAAGAATTTACAGATAGATGATTGAAGTGTACAACCATACCTAGGGCTGATTAAGTCAAGTGCTTCAATGGCAATAACTTAAGTGTGATAGTTTTCATTCCAGTTGGCAATTGCCTCTTCATTCAATTTGAAGATTATGGGTTCTAACTATGACTTCATATTTCCCAAGCAAAATGAAGAGATCTCAAGTGCATTCAGTTTATGACAAATCAATACTTAAGAATTTACTGTGCACACCTGCCCTATAATTAGATAGGCACCTCCATCAACATACAAGTGTTGATGTGttactccatttttttttctaaaacagCTTAGCGAGAAATATAGTCAAACTTCCTAACCTTGAGCATCAATCCTTTACCATAACTGCTACATAGAAACTGTATTGCTATAGAGATCCATATTACTTCATAAATGCCATTAGTATTATGTGTTAATAAAAAGTTGTTAAACTAACATATCAACAAGATATTATattctaaaaaaggaaaaagggagtCGTTTTGTCTTTAAAACATGAAAAATAAGGTGACAAAGTGGTTTAACTCTGTCAGATCTAGACTtgtagatttttttaaaaaaaaaggtggtCTAAACATATATTTTAGAATGGAGCCCCAGCTCCAAGAATTATTGAAGATGAGGCTGTGCCAAAAGGGACATAGTCAATGAGGTTGGCAGTCCCCGTTGTTAGAATGGCACCATAGTAAAGTTAAAGCCATATTGCTTAGATGAGAAACGTATGGTGGTTGGTTTTTATAACTAAATTGTATTGATGGTTCTAGGATATAAATTCTGGTATAGCAGTTTGTTTGTACGTCCCTACAGATAGGAATAAGAGGGATGTGCTGGGAATTCAGAAGAATCTATATCCAGCTGTCCCAAATCATTGATGCAATGCAGCAGGCAAATCACAAAAATGAAAACATAGCTATGGCACGAACTTCAGCAGCTGTCTAAACTGATTCTATCTGTGCAGAAGCAGAATTCCCAACACTACTAATAAAAGACAACAAAAAATTCAGAGATATGGCATTCAGTCTCAcattgtaaaagaaaaaaaaatgttcctgAGAATGCTACAACATGAAAAATATTTGGCAGCTCCTCTACTTGAAAGATAGTCAGGCAATGAAGATCACAACAGTCACTGCAAATAACCTATCCAGTTGGCAGTTAAGGGAAAAACTTGTGCAATCTAAGGTACCAAACAACTGAGTTAAACCATGCACATCTGATAGAAAGTAACTCTACTCTAATATCATGCAATCTAGCTCATCTGTTCAGCTCCTTAATTGTATTACCTTTTCTCCCAAACGGATTTCTACAATCTTCACATTTACAGTTGATGGAGCATCCTGCCCCTCCCTTCAGttaaaaaagaaatgttttcATAATCATGAAATGACACACATTATGA
This sequence is a window from Setaria italica strain Yugu1 chromosome III, Setaria_italica_v2.0, whole genome shotgun sequence. Protein-coding genes within it:
- the LOC101772402 gene encoding protein tesmin/TSO1-like CXC 7, whose translation is MDAEEEPPKAPQPEPAGSEPDDARSTPPPAPPPPPPPAPTPAPAPVVPAPAAEAAAAPPAPVSAAVSPPPAAAAEANGNSDRKKKRKTEDGEGCKTCSCKKSKCLKLYCVCFASGSHCTESCGCEPCLNKPMQGAPRTALVLPLKPVQTLETGQDSMEQLIRSPMDLIRRKCTCKKSGCLKKYCDCFQGGAGCSINCKCEDCRNPFGRKVGVILDGKSALAAPVLNERNGAEVDSSDDEDDYYMNRQLSPIPPSPVSRESSFQQETLVGVEVQTMNGHLYPKPLTQVRPEPPSWQLSRRPVEEARGEQWRFSRRPSEDGTSDAMEAHAMAQRDNKKPEIHVDRFSIPRCIEVMSAMADLSPIEKSLAPDVFLDPSNREIFLSLSVDIRPIWLRRKMKSLV